The nucleotide window TTACTGCTCTGTCAGCCAGATAACACCGGCTTGTCGACCCGTCACTCCCTCGCGCCGATGCGAAAAGAATTCCGGGTCTTCGATGGTGCACCGCCGGTCAATATCAATATTGCTAACACCCTTGGTGTAGAGCTGATACGCCAAGCCCGCCCGGATGTCCACACCCGGGGTACCTTTCAGTGTTGTGCAATAGGACCCAGGCAAATGATTGTCGACGTCGCGGGCCATCGCCTCGGGAAGCTCGTAGCGCTCACCAGATGCCGCAGGCCCAAGCAACGCGTGAATCTTTTCGGGGTTGGCACCCAACCCCACCATGGTATCCACCGTGCGGGCGACGATGCCGTTACGTGCACCCAGGCGACCTGCGTGCACGGCAGCAACCACCCCGGCGTCATGATCACTGAGCAACACCGGCGTGCAATCGGCAACCAAAACGCACAACCCCAGGCCGCGCTCGGTGGTCACAATCGCATCAGTGGCAGCGACGGGATTATCCGTGGAACCGTCGACGACCGTCACCGTATTGGTGTGCATCTGCTCCATCCACACCAACCGCTGCAGTCCAAGGACCTCCGCCAAACGCGCACGGTTAGCGACAACCGCCTGCGGATCATCACCGACGTGATCACCCAGGTTGAACGAATCGTACGGCACGGCAGACACCCCACCGCGGCGGGAGGTGAAGACCTTACGGACGGGGCGATCCATTTTAGCGGCGGCGGTGGGTCATGAAGGATGGGACGTCGAGCTCATCGTCATCATCATCAACACGGCGGTAATCATCGCGAGTGGTAAACATCCCGCTCGCACGGTCACTGCGGTCACTACGATCGCTGCGCTGCAGACGATCGCTACGATCCAGACGCTCAGAGCGGGAAGCGGCAGCCGCCTCCGGACGCTCGGTCGGCTCGCTAACCTCACGGCTGGAGAACTCTGCCACGGTGGACTCAAACAAAGATCCGCTTTCTGCAGGTGTCTGTGCGGACTCACCCAACACAGCGTGTACACCCTGAGCCTGCTGAGCAGAGTGCGAAGCCTTCGCCGAGGGGTTCGGGCTGCCATCAAAACCGGAAGCAACAACAGTCACGCGAACTTCGTCGCCCATGTTGTCGTCCAGAATGGAACCGAAGATGAAGTTGCAGTCCTCATCGCACAGTTCCTGGACAATGTTTGCCGCCTCAGTGACCTCTGCAAGGCCAATGTCGGAACCACCAGCAAAGGACAGAAGAACACCCTTGGCGCCGTCCATCGTGGTCTCCAACAGTGGGGAGTTAATAGCCTGCTCAATGGCCTCAACCGCGCGGCGCTCACCGCGAGCCGAACCGATGCCCATCAACGCTGTGCCAGCGTCCTTAATCACGGAGCGAACATCGGCGAAGTCAACGTTGATCAAACCGGGGGTGGTGATTAGGTCGGTAATGCCCTGCACACCGTTGTGAAGCACCTTATCGGCGGCCTTGAAGGCGTCAACCATCGACAGGTTCTCTTCGCCAAGCTGCAACAGGCGATCGTTGGGGATGATGATCAGCGTGTCGCAAGCTTCACGCAGAGCCTCGATACCTTCGTCAGCCATGCGGGAGCGGCGCTTGCCTTCGAAAGAGAACGGACGGGTGACAATACCCACGGTCAATGCGCCCATCTTCTTAGCGATGGATGCAACCACCGGAGCGGCACCGGTACCGGTGCCACCACCCTCACCTGCGGTGACGAAGACCATGTCGGCGCCCTCCAGGGACTCCTGGATCTTCTCTTTGTACTCTTCAGCGCTCTCGCGCCCAACGTTCGGATCCGCACCAGCGCCGAGACCACGGGTTGCCTCGCGGCCAATAGCAAGCTTGGTGTCAGCATCAGAGAACATCAGTGCCTGGGAGTCAGTGTTGACGGCGATGAACTCGACGCCCTTCAAGCCCCCTTCGATCATGCGGTTGACCGCGTTGACGCCGCCGCCACCGACGCCGACAACCTTGAGTACAGCCAGGTAATTGTTGTTTGGGTTTGACATCTAGAAATCCCGCTCGCTTCTTTGTACGTTGCAGTTTGTGTTGCCTCTCATCTTCGATTAAACAAACACAAAAGGGTAGGACATACTCGGCGTGTCCTACCCTAAACCTTAACTTTAAGGTTATTGACCTGGGGTTTTATCGCTTAGTGACGAGCTCTGGGTTGGAGACATTCCATTGCTGGCCCTCTTGTGTCAACACAGCAGCAGTAGCAAGTGCCTTATCCCCCGCGTTCGCCGAAGAACCCCACTCGACAACCCGGCCATCAACAGTAACCAACGACAGCGCATACTCCGACGGCGCCTGCACCTGCGCAATCTGCTCCCTAACCGGCGGACTCAAAGCCTCAAGCACTGTGGCAACATCACGGAACAACGCGACGTCATCATCTTTGGTCCCCGTGACCTCCACGCAGCCGGTCGGCGGAGAATCAATAATGAAAGCGACGCCGCGACTATCGATCAGGTGGTCACCATCGCTACGCTTGGCATACATCAAAGCCTCACGCTCGGCGACCTCCACCCGAACCGTCGACGGCCACTGGCGCACCACACTAGCCTGGCGCACCCACGGCAACTCCACCACCCGATCAGCAGCAGCGGAAGCATCAATGCGCGCCAAATTCTGCCCGGGCACAATCAGCGTCGCCTGCTCGATAGCCTGAGAATCAGTATGGGAATTGCCCTCGACCTTGAAACCCGACACCTTAAAAATCGGCACCAGCAACACCAACGCCGCAGCCAAGACGACCACAGCCAACACTGCCCCACCCCACACAGCTAGCCTGCGCACAGACAACCTGGGCAACCCGGGCTTCCTCGGCAACTCCGGAGACTCTGGCGATGCAGTCACCTTAGGCACCCGCCCGTTCCTGCAAGGCCAAGACAATCTCCTCCGAGGCCATCGTCACGGTGCCAGCACCCATGGTCAGCACAATGTCACCCGGGCGCACGATCTTCGCGACAGTTGCAGCCACCTGGGAAAAATCAGGCTGGTACACCACGGATGTCGTCATCTTACCCGCGATGATGCGCCCATCAATCCCCTCCACGGGCTCCTCGCGGGCGCCGAAAATATCCAACAGCACCACCTTGTCCGCAGCGGACAAGGCCTCCGCAAACTCATGCTGGAACTCGATCGTGCGACTGTACAAATGCGGCTGGAAAGCAACAATCACACGGCCACTGCCCTTTTGCTCAACCTTCTCGCGCGAAGCCTTCAGCACGGCTGCGACCTCCGTCGGATGGTGCGCATAGTCGTCAAACACCTGAACAGCCTCCGTACCGGGCTGCAGCACGACCTCGCCCTTGTATTCAAAGCGGCGGCGCACACCAGAAAAATCGCTCACACCCCGGGCCAAAGCCTGCGGGTCACCACCAACGCATGCACCCGCAACAATCGCAGCAGCAGCATTCAGCGCCATATGCAGCCCAGGAACCTGCAAGTCGACTTCGACCTCGCCGGAGGCCAACGCCACCGAAAAATGTGAGCCTGACGCCGTGGTTTCCACACCACTAACAACCGCCGCAGCCGGCACTGAAGGATGCTGCGCGCACGCCTGCTCAGTGCCATAACCAACAACCTTGCAACCAACACCAGCATCAAGGCAACGCTTCGCCAAGGCAGCAGCATGCTCGTCATCCAGACCCACAATCAACGTGTCAGACACTAGTGCGGCAAAATCATCAAACACCTTGAAATAGGCCAAAGGAGTGCCAAAGAAATCCAAATGATCCGGCTCAATGTTGGTCACCACCGCCACATCCGGCGCATAGGTCAACAACGAAGCATCGGATTCGTCAGCCTCCGCCACGAACACCCGGCCACTGCCATGATGAGCATTTGTGCCAGCCTTATTCAGCTGCCCTCCGATAGCGAAACTCGGATCCAAACCAGCAGCCTGCATCGCCACAACAGTCATCGACGTCGTCGACGTCTTACCGTGGGTGCCGGCGATCAACACCTGGGTGGAGCCCTCCATCACCTTCGCCAACAAATCAGAACGACGGATCACCGGAATACCCAACCGCTGCGCTTCAACAAGCTCAGGGTTATCCTTCGGGATCGCAGCAAAGGACGTCACCACAACCGTCGGCGGCTCACCCGCCAACGACAAATTCGCGGCGTCATGACCAATGGCAACCTTCGCCCCCATCGACCGCAACGCCAAGACCACACGCGAATCCTTCGCATCCGACCCCGTCACCACAGCACCCCGGCTGAGCAAAAT belongs to Corynebacterium argentoratense DSM 44202 and includes:
- the pgeF gene encoding peptidoglycan editing factor PgeF codes for the protein MDRPVRKVFTSRRGGVSAVPYDSFNLGDHVGDDPQAVVANRARLAEVLGLQRLVWMEQMHTNTVTVVDGSTDNPVAATDAIVTTERGLGLCVLVADCTPVLLSDHDAGVVAAVHAGRLGARNGIVARTVDTMVGLGANPEKIHALLGPAASGERYELPEAMARDVDNHLPGSYCTTLKGTPGVDIRAGLAYQLYTKGVSNIDIDRRCTIEDPEFFSHRREGVTGRQAGVIWLTEQ
- the ftsZ gene encoding cell division protein FtsZ; this encodes MSNPNNNYLAVLKVVGVGGGGVNAVNRMIEGGLKGVEFIAVNTDSQALMFSDADTKLAIGREATRGLGAGADPNVGRESAEEYKEKIQESLEGADMVFVTAGEGGGTGTGAAPVVASIAKKMGALTVGIVTRPFSFEGKRRSRMADEGIEALREACDTLIIIPNDRLLQLGEENLSMVDAFKAADKVLHNGVQGITDLITTPGLINVDFADVRSVIKDAGTALMGIGSARGERRAVEAIEQAINSPLLETTMDGAKGVLLSFAGGSDIGLAEVTEAANIVQELCDEDCNFIFGSILDDNMGDEVRVTVVASGFDGSPNPSAKASHSAQQAQGVHAVLGESAQTPAESGSLFESTVAEFSSREVSEPTERPEAAAASRSERLDRSDRLQRSDRSDRSDRASGMFTTRDDYRRVDDDDDELDVPSFMTHRRR
- a CDS encoding cell division protein FtsQ/DivIB, coding for MPKVTASPESPELPRKPGLPRLSVRRLAVWGGAVLAVVVLAAALVLLVPIFKVSGFKVEGNSHTDSQAIEQATLIVPGQNLARIDASAAADRVVELPWVRQASVVRQWPSTVRVEVAEREALMYAKRSDGDHLIDSRGVAFIIDSPPTGCVEVTGTKDDDVALFRDVATVLEALSPPVREQIAQVQAPSEYALSLVTVDGRVVEWGSSANAGDKALATAAVLTQEGQQWNVSNPELVTKR
- the murC gene encoding UDP-N-acetylmuramate--L-alanine ligase, with the translated sequence MVESVDLSRVHLVGIGGAGMSGVARILLSRGAVVTGSDAKDSRVVLALRSMGAKVAIGHDAANLSLAGEPPTVVVTSFAAIPKDNPELVEAQRLGIPVIRRSDLLAKVMEGSTQVLIAGTHGKTSTTSMTVVAMQAAGLDPSFAIGGQLNKAGTNAHHGSGRVFVAEADESDASLLTYAPDVAVVTNIEPDHLDFFGTPLAYFKVFDDFAALVSDTLIVGLDDEHAAALAKRCLDAGVGCKVVGYGTEQACAQHPSVPAAAVVSGVETTASGSHFSVALASGEVEVDLQVPGLHMALNAAAAIVAGACVGGDPQALARGVSDFSGVRRRFEYKGEVVLQPGTEAVQVFDDYAHHPTEVAAVLKASREKVEQKGSGRVIVAFQPHLYSRTIEFQHEFAEALSAADKVVLLDIFGAREEPVEGIDGRIIAGKMTTSVVYQPDFSQVAATVAKIVRPGDIVLTMGAGTVTMASEEIVLALQERAGA